The proteins below come from a single Tachypleus tridentatus isolate NWPU-2018 chromosome 13, ASM421037v1, whole genome shotgun sequence genomic window:
- the LOC143239080 gene encoding uncharacterized protein LOC143239080: protein MQTEISFTDLVRLESECQQLRNEVLHYKSIAKANCFEDVTFANDDEKVKYCTGLPSYAVMMIIFNQIYRYFRDTQSVSKFQQFILTLMRLRLDVPLQLLGYIFGLHISTVSRKFQEVINVMNIRLVPTFVFWPEREKLRMTLPVYFREKFSKCAYIIDCFEIFIQRPSDLQARADTYSSYKSHNTVKYLIGIAPQGVIIFISKGWGGQTSDVHLSENCGFLANKIPGDVILADRGFTISESTAFCNAELKIPAFTKGKLDVETSRVLASARIHVERVIGMVRQKYSMLESTIPITLLQTDQSCNLTTLDKIVRMACALTNISPSVVPFD from the coding sequence ATGCAGACGGAAATATCATTCACAGACTTAGTTAGACTTGAATCTGAATGCCAACAGTTGCGGAATGAAGTCCTCCACTATAAAAGTATAGCAAAAGCGAACTGTTTCGAAGATGTTACTTTTGCAAATGACGACGAGAAGGTCAAATACTGTACAGGTCTGCCGTCATATGCAGTGATGATGATCATATTCAACCAAATTTACAGATATTTCCGAGATACACAGTCAGTCTCTAAATTTCAACAATTCATATTGACACTCATGAGACTGCGATTGGATGTGCCACTGCAGCTCTTAGGATACATATTTGGATTGCACATCTCAACAGTATCACGCAAATTTCAGGAGGTCATAAATGTCATGAATATTCGACTGGTACCAACATTTGTTTTCTGGCCTGAGAGAGAGAAACTAAGAATGACGTTGCCCGTGTATTTTCGTGAGAAGTTTTCAAAGTGTGCCTACATCATTGATTGTTTCGAAATATTCATACAGCGGCCGTCAGACCTCCAGGCACGAGCAGACACCTATTCAAGTTACAAGTCCCATAATACTGTCAAATACCTCATAGGTATTGCTCCGCAAggagttataatttttatctcAAAGGGATGGGGAGGACAAACAAGTGATGTCCATCTTTCCGAAAACTGTGGGTTTTTAGCCAATAAAATTCCTGGTGATGTCATACTGGCAGACCGTGGGTTCACTATATCTGAATCTACTGCTTTCTGTAATGCAGAACTTAAAATACCAGCTTTTACAAAAGGAAAACTGGATGTTGAAACTTCACGGGTCCTTGCTTCTGCGAGAATACATGTTGAGAGGGTGATCGGCATGGTACGCCAAAAGTATTCTATGCTTGAAAGTACTATTCCAATTACGCTGTTACAAACGGATCAAAGCTGTAATTTAACAACATTAGACAAAATAGTAAGAATGGCATGTGCTCTAACAAACATCTCTCCATCTGTTGTGCCATTTGATTGA
- the LOC143239079 gene encoding uncharacterized protein LOC143239079 — MTEEEVKACYLAIQNTGVKSGFLSLTKDYARHYVPATVSVPLPQPFTLLRRHNPISVEELNQVCDDIFTSLAISVEEATALQKLTRQQWKSRLWYDHRAGRITASKFKAACRTRVANPSKSLLKQICYLHATKCSTKATRWGCKHEEHARSLYAQVRRTQHQQLKVVDSGLHIIPQYPYLGATPDGLVECLCCRKGVLEIKCPHCKRGKSLDEAAEDGQFCLERIGDKLSLKKNHAYYYQVQGQMLLTGVNYCDFVVWTDDQQSLHVERIMLDTDFMNRMVGELETFFRLFVLPELVGHKFTKPSEQADDQLLFYCRTSRTDTITLRCSNMGCKVVHFHMECVGLQRQPKKWTCLDCKKLSKRNNIHIRLSLFRYWLLCKF, encoded by the coding sequence ATGACTGAGGAAGAAGTAAAGGCATGCTACCTTGCAATTCAGAACACTGGAGTGAAGTCTGGCTTCCTCTCATTGACTAAGGACTATGCAAGACACTATGTGCCTGCTACAGTATCAGTGCCATTGCCACAACCATTCACACTGCTGCGCAGACATAATCCAATATCAGTGGAAGAGCTAAACCAGGTGTGTGATGACATTTTTACTTCACTGGCGATTAGTGTTGAGGAAGCAACAGCTCTTCAGAAGCTGACCAGACAGCAATGGAAAAGTAGGCTATGGTACGATCATCGTGCTGGTAGAATAACAGCCTCGAAATTCAAAGCTGCTTGTCGTACCAGAGTCGCCAACCCTTCTAAGTCACTTTTGAAACAAATCTGTTACCTCCACGCTACCAAATGTTCAACCAAGGCAACAAGATGGGGATGTAAGCATGAAGAACATGCTCGATCATTGTATGCACAAGTGAGAAGGACACAGCACCAGCAACTAAAGGTAGTAGACAGTGGGCTACACATTATCCCGCAATACCCTTACCTAGGTGCGACACCCGATGGTCTGGTTGAATGCCTTTGTTGTAGGAAGGgtgtacttgaaataaaatgcCCACACTGCAAACGAGGCAAGTCACTGGATGAAGCTGCAGAAGATGGACAGTTTTGCCTGGAAAGGATTGGTGACAAACTCTCACTGAAGAAAAACCATGCCTATTATTACCAGGTTCAGGGGCAGATGCTTCTAACTGGTGTGAACTATTGTGATTTTGTTGTGTGGACAGATGACCAGCAGTCTCTCCATGTTGAAAGGATTATGCTGGACACTGACTTCATGAATAGAATGGTAGGAGAGCTGGAGACATTCTTTAGACTGTTTGTTCTGCCTGAGCTCGTGGGGCATAAATTCACAAAGCCATCAGAACAAGCTGATGATCAGCTGTTGTTCTACTGCCGTACAAGCAGAACTGATACAATAACACTACGGTGCAGCAACATGGGCTGCAAAGTTGTGCATTTCCATATGGAATGTGTCGGGCTGCAGAGACAACCAAAGAAATGGACCTGCTTAGATTGCAAAAAACTCAGTAAAAGAAACAATATTCATATCAGGCTGTCACTATTTCGTTATTGGCTtttgtgtaaattttaa
- the LOC143237559 gene encoding uncharacterized protein LOC143237559 — translation MAAAGFSSLVAHLTGAEKARYEEKVKEVGVGDPYMLPPRVFTPVISSQDNVAQSQTVAGVDLPDITYGDIYIYLINRTSTYTNESLKGYKSLDAYKYFVAGFVQNVQITRATSDKVIITAKV, via the exons atggctgccgctggcttttcatcacttgtagcacaCCTGACAGGTGCTGAAAAGGCCAGGTATGAGGAAAAAGTGAAGGAAGTGGGTGTAGGAGACCCGTATATGCTCCCGCCACGTGTATTTACGCCAGTAATATCCAGTCAAGACAACGTTGCTCAGAGTCAGACTGTTGCCGGAGTAGATCTGCCAGATATTACATatggtgacatttatatatatttgataaacaggaCTTCCACCTATACAAATGAAAGTCTAAAAGGTTACAAAAGCCTTGATGCGTACAAGTACTTTGTGGCAGGATTTGTACAGAATGTCCAGATAACCAGGGCAACGTCGGATAAAGTCATCATTACAGCAAAG gTGTGA
- the LOC143239136 gene encoding uncharacterized protein LOC143239136 produces MQTEISFTDLVRLESECQQLRNEVLHYKSIAKANCFEDATFANDDEKVKYCTGLPSYAVMMIIFNQIYRYFRDTQSVSKFQQFILTLMRLRLDVPLQLLGYIFGLHISTVSRIFREVINVMNIRLVPTFVFWPEREELRMTLPVYFREKFSKCAYIIDCFEIFIQRPSDLQARADTYSSYKSHNTVKYLIGIAPQGVIIFISKGWGGQTSDVHLSENCGFLANIIPGDVILADRGFTISESVAFCNAELKIPAFIKGKLDVETSRVLASARIHVERVIGMIRQKYSMLESTIPITLLQTDQSCNLTTLDKIARMACALTNISPSVVPFD; encoded by the coding sequence ATGCAGACGGAAATATCATTCACAGACTTAGTTAGACTTGAATCTGAATGTCAACAGTTGCGGAATGAAGTCCTCCACTATAAAAGTATAGCAAAAGCGAACTGTTTCGAAGATGCTACTTTTGCAAATGACGACGAGAAGGTCAAATACTGTACAGGTCTGCCGTCATATGCAGTGATGATGATCATATTCAACCAAATTTACAGATATTTCCGAGATACACAGTCAGTCTCTAAATTTCAACAATTCATATTGACACTCATGAGACTGCGATTGGATGTGCCACTGCAGCTCTTAGGATACATATTTGGATTGCACATCTCAACAGTATCACGCATATTTCGGGAGGTCATAAATGTCATGAATATTCGACTGGTACCAACATTTGTTTTCTGGCCTGAGAGAGAGGAACTAAGAATGACGTTGCCCGTGTATTTTCGTGAGAAGTTTTCAAAGTGTGCCTACATCATTGATTGTTTCGAAATATTCATACAGCGGCCGTCAGACCTCCAGGCACGAGCAGACACCTATTCAAGTTACAAGTCCCATAATACTGTCAAATACCTCATAGGTATTGCTCCGCAAggagttataatttttatctcAAAGGGATGGGGAGGACAAACAAGTGATGTCCACCTTTCCGAAAACTGTGGGTTTTTAGCCAATATAATTCCTGGTGATGTTATACTGGCAGACCGTGGGTTCACTATATCTGAATCTGTTGCTTTCTGTAATGCAGAACTTAAAATACCAGCTTTTATAAAAGGAAAACTGGATGTTGAAACTTCACGTGTCCTTGCTTCTGCGAGAATACATGTTGAGAGGGTGATCGGCATGATACGCCAAAAGTATTCTATGCTTGAAAGTACTATTCCAATTACGCTGTTACAAACTGATCAAAGCTGTAATTTAACAACATTAGACAAAATAGCAAGAATGGCATGTGCTCTAACAAACATCTCTCCATCCGTTGTGCCATTTGATTGA